The following nucleotide sequence is from Prosthecodimorpha staleyi.
GCATGGCTTCCGACGCGCCGGGCGCAACCGTGACCATCAACTCAGTACCTTCCGCCCGATACGCCATAGGGTTCCCCAACTCCAACGTCATTCCCACCTTCAATTTTCGCCGAAGCGATTACGGTTCGATTAACATTGAGGCCGATTAACCAGCCTCGATCCGAGTCACAAGCCGGGCCCTGTGGGCAACGCCACATCGAGCACCCGCAGTTGCACTCTTGCATCACCCTGCCAATGGTCCAGCGACAGCGAACCGGCGACATGGATCATCCGGCCGCGCGCCTCCAGAAGGGCGCGGCCGAGCGGCTCCGAGGCGGCCCGGAAGGCCATCGCCTTGAGGGTCGTGCCGTCGCCGGCCGCGAGGCTGGCGCGGACATGGCCCTGGCCGACGGTTTCCACATAGGTCACCCGATGCGCCGCCAGCGCGAAGACCGGTTCGGGATGGCCGGCCCCGTAGGGTCCCGCCTTCTCGACCATCTCGACGAAGCCGACCGTCGCGCCGGAGGCCGACAGGACACCGTCGAGCACCAGGTCGGACACCGCCAGGCTGTCGGCGACCGCATCGGCGACGCGAGCCTCGACATGGGCGCGGAACGCCTCCAGCCGATCGCGCTCGATGGTCAGGCCGGCCGCCATGGCGTGGCCGCCGCCCTTGACCAGCAGCCCTGCGGCGACCGCCGAGCGCACCGCCGCGCCGAGGTCGACGCCGCCGATCGAGCGCCCCGAGCCGGTCCCGACCGGACCGCGATCGAAGGCGATCGCGAAAGCCGGCCGGCGCCATCGCTCCTTCAGCCGCGACGCGATCAGGCCGACCACGCCGGGATGCCAAGTTTCTGAGGCGGTCACGATCACGGGCCCCGGGTCGCCCATGGCGTCGACCTCGGCGACGGCCTCTTCGAGCATCGCCGTCTCGATGACCTGCCGTTCGCGGTTCAGCCGGTCGAGTTCCGCCGCCAGCCGTTCGGCGGCGACCGGGTCCTCGGTCGCCAGCAGTTCGGCGCCGAGCGCGGCATTGCCGATCCGGCCGCCGGCATTGATGCGCGGCCCGATCAGGTAGCCGAGATGACTGCTGGCGATCGGACCGTTCAGGCGCGCCACGGTGGCGAGCGCGGCCAGCCCAACATTGCGCCGGCTGCGCGCGACGGCGAGCCCGCGCACCACGAAGGCCCGGTTGAGCCCGATCAGCGGCACCACGTCGGCGACCGTGCCGAGCGCGACCAGATCGAGCAGGGCCATCAGGTCCGGCTCGGCGCGCTTCGCGAAGGCGCCGCGCCGGCGCAGTTCGCGATTGACCGCCACCATGGTCATGAAGGTGACGCCGACGGCCGCCAGATGGCCGAGGCCGGACAGGTCGTCCTGACGGTTCGGGTTGACCACCGCCACGGCCGGGGGCAGCGCGACATCGCATTGATGATGATCGATCACGACCGTGTCGAGCCCGAGCCGCCGGGCCTCCTCCAGCGGCTCGAAGCTGGTCGACCCGCAATCGAGCGTGATCAGGAGGCGCGCGCCGCCCTTCGCAAGCCCGCGGATCGCCTCGACATTGGGACCGTAGCCCTCGATCAGGCGATCGGGAATGTAGACGGTCGACCGCACGCCGAGGGCGGCGAGATAGCGCGTCGCGAGCGCGCAACTGGTCGCCCCGTCCACGTCATAGTCGCCGAACAGCGCGATCGCCTCGCCGGCCAGGACCGCATCGGCGATGCGCGCGGCGGCGGCATCCATGGCGGTCATCACCGAGGGATCCGGCATCAGGGCGCGCACGGTCGGCTCAAGAAAGCCGACCGCCGCCTCCAGGCCGACATCACGCCCCGCCATGATGCGCGCGACCATCTGGTCGATACCGGTGCGCTGCGTGATCGCCAGCGCCCTCGCCTCCCCGACCGCATCCAGCCGGTCGCGCCACCGCCGTCCGGTCACGGACCGCGCCACGCCGAGCACCGCCCGATCCGGCGCCCGATCGTCGATGGCGGGAAATCGAATCGTCATGACCACGAGGGTAGCCGAACCGCCCTATCCGGCCCACCGGCCACAGCAGGAACGTTCCCGTGATTCACGGTTCGGCCCGGGACGATGCAGGGATGTGACGGTGACCTTTGGGCAGCAGCGGCGCGTTCCGACCCGGCGTCCGGGCACGCCACCGCACCGAAAGCCGCCGAAAACCGCTCCGGTGACCCCAGGGGTCGAAATGTGAGTGGTTCGGATTGACGAGACCGATGGGGACCGTCCGTCTCGATCGAACCGCTCGAGCCGGACGCGGGGTCCGGACGGCCGGCGGTTGGACCGCGCCCTTCACGAGCGCGGCTTCGGACGCGGCAGCGGGGCCGTGTAGGCGGGCGGCGGCTCGCCGGCGGCGACTGCCGGAAGCCCTGCGGAAGGCGGCACCGTCGCGGTCGTTGCCGGCGCGGGATCGGCAAGTGCCGCCGGCTCGGTGGTGGTTGGATTGGGATTCGGGAACGAGAATCCCTGGATCACGCGGACCGGGCCGGCCGGCGCCACCACCTCCGGCGGGTGGGAAACCTCCGTCGTGGCGGCATTCGGGATGGCGTTGACGATCAGCGTTCCGGCCGGCGCGGCGCCGTCGCGGCGCGGCCTGGCAATCAGATCGCCCTTGGGCAGCGGCGGCGACGAAATGCGCGGCCCCGTCAATGCGAGCGGCGGCGGCGGTGTCCGAACGGGCGCGATCGCGGCCACTTGTGCGGAGGGGCCCGGCAGCGGCGCACCATCGCCGCGACCGGTCTCGACCGGATCGGCTGCCGTCGCCGGCGTCCCCGGCCCGGACGGAACCGCAGGCGGCAGGACCGCAGCGGACGGGTAGGCAATCGCCGGCGCGGCGACCGACGCGGACGTATGCGAGCCCCCCGGTGCCGGGCCGGCCGGCGCCGGGCGCTGCGTCGGCAGCGGGGGAGCGCGCTCGATCGACGGCGGCAGGGCCGACGTCATGTCGCCGGGCGGCGCATAGGCGGCCAGCGGAATCCTGCGTTCGGGCACCCGTTCATGACGGACCGTCGGCGCTCCGGCATCCGCGGTCGGGTTGCCGGCGAACGGCGGCTTGCCGCGGCCGTCGACGGTAGGGGCCCCGGCGCTCGGATCGGCATGGCCCGCAAGGCCGGTCCCGTGCGGACCGGTTGGCGGCGGGGCGGCCTTCGCGTCCGCCAATGCCGGTGGCGGCGCTTTTCCGCCGGGCGCGGGCGGCGCCAAGGTCAGGGGTCCGACGGCCTCTCCGGTCACGCCGGATCCGATGCGGCCGCTCCCGGCGAGCGCAGGCGGCGCGAAACGGGGGACAGCATCGATGGCCGGAGCGCCATAGAGGCTGAACTGTCGGCCGCAGTGATCGACCCATTCCATCGCCGCCCCGATGCCGTCGATCGGCAGGCTGGAATCGTCGATGTTGCCCGAGCGCGACCTCACCGTCAGGACCCGGCCGCGCTTCAGCGCCAATTCGAAGCCGGGGACGTCGCCCGGATGGATCGCGAACCGGTTCGGATCGAGGGCATAGGCGTCGGCCGGCACCGTGCGCTGCCCGTCGATCAGCAGCGTCACGTCCTGGTCCTTGTCGGGATCGAGCTGAAAGGACGAACGGATGACCTGGATGCCCCAGCCGGCACCGCCGCCGATCACGATGGACATCCGGTCGCCTTTGCGCCCGCCGCCGAGCGTCCGTTCCGCGACGCACTGGAACACCTGCCCCCTTTGCGTCACCTGCGGCTGACCGGTCCACGCACCGAGCTTCACTTCGCGGCCGGGCACGACCATCACGCCGGATTGGGCGGAGGCAGGGCGGAAGGAAAGCGGAAACAGGATACAGGAGACCAGCGAAACCCCGGCGCACAGGAGCACGGACCGGGTTCCAAGCTGCATGGAGTCTCCCCTCCGTTCGGACGATGGCGGCGCAGAGTGGTCGTTCAAAGCGGCGGAAGCAAGCGACCGGAAATCCGGCAGGAGGATGGCCGAGAAGAGTTAACAGAGTTTCCGACAGGCGCTCGGCCGCACTTTTCCTGGGGAATTTCCCGGCAATTTCGTGACGGTCCGCGTCCGACCCGGCGGCCTGGAGCCCCGCACGGGGCATTTCGGCCGAAGATGGGCGAATCAGCCGGTGCCGCGCAGAGGTCCGGCCGGAATCGGGTGCCGCTACCGCAAGACGGTCCGGCGCATCTCTTCCGCCAGCCGCTCGCCGAGCCGGTCGACCTTGTCGGGAGCCCCCGGTTCGCGGGTCTGGACGGAGATCAGATAGATGCCGCCTTGCGAACGCGGCAGCAGCACCAGGGCAATGCGTCTTGTTCCCCCCGGATCGTCGCAGTCGACCACCTCGAACACGATCGGATCCGGCTTGCCGGCCTTCTTCGGTCCCGCCTTCGGGCGGGCGGGCGCCTTCTTGACCTCCCCGGCGCGCTTGCGGCATCCGGGGCTGGTGCCGATGATGCGGTCGGCGAGGCTCTGGGCGTTCTTGCCGGCCCAGACCTGAATCTCGCCCTGCATGCCGTCCGCCTTCCAGGACAGCGACTTGTCCTCCGACGGATAGGCCGGAATGCCCGGCGGCGGCCCGACCCGGACCTCCTTGGCCTCGACCGCCTGCAGCAGGCGACCCATCAGGCCGGCAATGTCCTGACGGAGCTTGGCGGCATCCGCCGTTGCCTTCTCGCGTCCGGGCGGGACGAAATTCGCGTAGCGCTTGGCGCAGGCCTCGACCCAGTCGAGCGCCCGCGCCACCCCGGCCAACGCCAGATCGTAATGTTCGTCCGCCGCCGCCACGCCGAGCGTCGAACCGCGGCGCAGGGCGCCGAGAAACCGCTCGATGTCGGGCACGCCGATGACCGCGACCTGGTCGGCCTGTGCCTCCGGATGCCCCTCGATCACCGCCTCGCCGTCGATGGTGATGCGGAAGCTGACCGGCGCCGCGCCGGTATCGCCGCCGGCGAAACCGAGCGTCCAGCCGTTGATGCGATCGAGCGCAATGGCCGCGGCGACTTCACGTCCGCTGGTCACCGAGGCGCGCTTGAAGCGCCCGGTCACCGC
It contains:
- the recJ gene encoding single-stranded-DNA-specific exonuclease RecJ, with the protein product MTIRFPAIDDRAPDRAVLGVARSVTGRRWRDRLDAVGEARALAITQRTGIDQMVARIMAGRDVGLEAAVGFLEPTVRALMPDPSVMTAMDAAAARIADAVLAGEAIALFGDYDVDGATSCALATRYLAALGVRSTVYIPDRLIEGYGPNVEAIRGLAKGGARLLITLDCGSTSFEPLEEARRLGLDTVVIDHHQCDVALPPAVAVVNPNRQDDLSGLGHLAAVGVTFMTMVAVNRELRRRGAFAKRAEPDLMALLDLVALGTVADVVPLIGLNRAFVVRGLAVARSRRNVGLAALATVARLNGPIASSHLGYLIGPRINAGGRIGNAALGAELLATEDPVAAERLAAELDRLNRERQVIETAMLEEAVAEVDAMGDPGPVIVTASETWHPGVVGLIASRLKERWRRPAFAIAFDRGPVGTGSGRSIGGVDLGAAVRSAVAAGLLVKGGGHAMAAGLTIERDRLEAFRAHVEARVADAVADSLAVSDLVLDGVLSASGATVGFVEMVEKAGPYGAGHPEPVFALAAHRVTYVETVGQGHVRASLAAGDGTTLKAMAFRAASEPLGRALLEARGRMIHVAGSLSLDHWQGDARVQLRVLDVALPTGPGL